One window from the genome of Aricia agestis chromosome 6, ilAriAges1.1, whole genome shotgun sequence encodes:
- the LOC121727681 gene encoding apoptosis-inducing factor 3-like isoform X2 yields MGSSHSRSYSTNNDRNSPGNERCGTIKSTESTDNYVESVVCKTNDLKDNEMKVFDIGEEGKVLVVKQKGEFHALGTKCTHYGAPLVSGALSDGRIRCQWHGACFNLKTGDIEDFPGFDSLPCYKVTVSSKGEVKVRAKISDLKSNKRVKDLGSDLPCDGASVVIIGGGPSGATCAEKLRDEGFMGRITLVCKENYLPYDRIKVSKIGTVTDIGKLQARTDDYYKNANIEVIKGVEAQKVDPEDKSVHLSNSEKLRFTSLYIATGSKPRIPSDVPGIDLKNVFTLRNFEDSVNVIKALGENPEKHVVCLGLSFIGLEAAASCYQKAKSMTVVGKDSSPLGQVFGNEIGQSLRKLFEEKGIKFQFQTSIAKCIGENGAIKSVELTNGATLPADILILGVGSTYYTDFLQNSGISLNKNGSVNVNDKLETNVKNVYAGGDIAHAPVFAHDNEHMSIGHIGLAQYHGQVAAKNIANNVTSLRTVPYFWTMLFGKSIRYAGCGKPASSQIEGDIDALKFVIFFFDASEKVIAVASCMRDPVVSQFAELLYQGKKLYKKDLQGDPFAWIKQIN; encoded by the exons ATGGGTAGCTCACATTCAAGGTCATATTCAACAAATAATGACAGGAATAGTCCTGGAAATGAAAGAT gtGGCACAATTAAAAGCACTGAATCAACTGACAATTATGTTGAATCAGTGGTATGTAAAACCAATGATCTAAAAGATAATGAAATGAAAGTGTTTGATATTGGTGAAGAGGGTAAAGTGTTAGTTGTGAAACAAAAAGGAGAATTCCATGCACTAGGAACTAAATGTACACATTACGGGGCCCCACTGGTCTCGGGTGCTCTCAGTGACGGCAGGATTAGATGTCAGTGGCACGGAGCATGTTTCAATTTGAAGACTGGTGATATAGAAGATTTCCCTGGCTTTGATTCATTGCCATGCTACAAAGTGACTGTATCATCAAAGGGAGAAGTTAAG GTTCGAGCGAAAATAAGCGATTTGAAGTCCAACAAACGGGTCAAAGATTTGGGTTCGGATTTACCGTGCGACGGAGCATCGGTGGTTATCATTGGTGGTGGACCTTCCGGTGCCACTTGCGCTGAAAAGTTACGCGACGAGGGATTCATGGGAAGAATCACCCTAGTCTGCAAAGAAAACTACCTACCCTATGACAGAATCAAAGTTTCTAAAATCGGTACTGTCACCGACATTGGAAAACTACAAGCCCGAACCGACGATTACTACAAAAATGCTAACATCGAGGTCATAAAAGGTGTGGAAGCTCAAAAAGTAGATCCAGAAGATAAGAGCGTCCACTTGAGTAATAGTGAGAAACTACGCTTCACGTCCTTGTATATAGCCACGGGGTCTAAACCGAGAATTCCGAGTGACGTACCCGGAATAGATCTGAAGAATGTATTTACCCTACGGAATTTCGAAGACTCCGTTAACGTGATAAAGGCGCTCGGCGAAAATCCCGAGAAACATGTTGTTTGCCTCGGACTCAGTTTTATCGGTCTCGAAGCCGCAGCATCGTGCTATCAAAAGGCCAAATCTATGACTGTGGTAGGTAAAGATTCGTCCCCACTCGGACAAGTTTTCGGCAATGAAATTGGGCAGAGTCTCCGAAAGTTGTTCGAAGAGAAAGGTATTAAATTCCAATTTCAAACGTCTATTGCTAAATGCATCGGCGAAAATGGTGCTATAAAATCAGTTGAGCTCACTAATGGAGCGACGTTGCCCGCCGATATTTTGATTTTGGGTGTGGGAAGCACATATTATACTGATTTCTTGCAAAATAGTGGTATTTCACTGAATAAAAATGGCTCCGTCAACGTGAATGATAAATTGGAAACGAATGTCAAAAACGTTTATGCCGGCGGTGATATTGCTCACGCGCCCGTATTCGCTCACGATAACGAGCATATGAGCATAGGCCACATTGGCTTAGCTCAATATCACGGTCAAGTCGCAGCAAAAAATATTGCGAACAATGTGACTTCTTTACGTACTGTGCCTTATTTCTGGACCATGCTTTTTGGGAAGTCTATACGCTACGCGGGCTGCGGAAAGCCAGCGAGCTCTCAGATTGAAGGCGACATAGATGCTCTCAAATTTGTTATTTTCTTCTTTGATGCGTCTGAGAAGGTTATTGCTGTTGCTTCGTGTATGCGGGATCCCGTTGTATCGCAGTTTGCGGAATTACTTTACCAAGGaaaaaaattgtacaaaaaGGATCTTCAAGGAGATCCCTTTGCTTGGATaaagcaaataaattaa
- the LOC121727681 gene encoding apoptosis-inducing factor 3-like isoform X1 — protein MFYASRQGWVEFFQVRMGSSHSRSYSTNNDRNSPGNERCGTIKSTESTDNYVESVVCKTNDLKDNEMKVFDIGEEGKVLVVKQKGEFHALGTKCTHYGAPLVSGALSDGRIRCQWHGACFNLKTGDIEDFPGFDSLPCYKVTVSSKGEVKVRAKISDLKSNKRVKDLGSDLPCDGASVVIIGGGPSGATCAEKLRDEGFMGRITLVCKENYLPYDRIKVSKIGTVTDIGKLQARTDDYYKNANIEVIKGVEAQKVDPEDKSVHLSNSEKLRFTSLYIATGSKPRIPSDVPGIDLKNVFTLRNFEDSVNVIKALGENPEKHVVCLGLSFIGLEAAASCYQKAKSMTVVGKDSSPLGQVFGNEIGQSLRKLFEEKGIKFQFQTSIAKCIGENGAIKSVELTNGATLPADILILGVGSTYYTDFLQNSGISLNKNGSVNVNDKLETNVKNVYAGGDIAHAPVFAHDNEHMSIGHIGLAQYHGQVAAKNIANNVTSLRTVPYFWTMLFGKSIRYAGCGKPASSQIEGDIDALKFVIFFFDASEKVIAVASCMRDPVVSQFAELLYQGKKLYKKDLQGDPFAWIKQIN, from the exons GGTTGAGTTTTTTCAAGTCAGGATGGGTAGCTCACATTCAAGGTCATATTCAACAAATAATGACAGGAATAGTCCTGGAAATGAAAGAT gtGGCACAATTAAAAGCACTGAATCAACTGACAATTATGTTGAATCAGTGGTATGTAAAACCAATGATCTAAAAGATAATGAAATGAAAGTGTTTGATATTGGTGAAGAGGGTAAAGTGTTAGTTGTGAAACAAAAAGGAGAATTCCATGCACTAGGAACTAAATGTACACATTACGGGGCCCCACTGGTCTCGGGTGCTCTCAGTGACGGCAGGATTAGATGTCAGTGGCACGGAGCATGTTTCAATTTGAAGACTGGTGATATAGAAGATTTCCCTGGCTTTGATTCATTGCCATGCTACAAAGTGACTGTATCATCAAAGGGAGAAGTTAAG GTTCGAGCGAAAATAAGCGATTTGAAGTCCAACAAACGGGTCAAAGATTTGGGTTCGGATTTACCGTGCGACGGAGCATCGGTGGTTATCATTGGTGGTGGACCTTCCGGTGCCACTTGCGCTGAAAAGTTACGCGACGAGGGATTCATGGGAAGAATCACCCTAGTCTGCAAAGAAAACTACCTACCCTATGACAGAATCAAAGTTTCTAAAATCGGTACTGTCACCGACATTGGAAAACTACAAGCCCGAACCGACGATTACTACAAAAATGCTAACATCGAGGTCATAAAAGGTGTGGAAGCTCAAAAAGTAGATCCAGAAGATAAGAGCGTCCACTTGAGTAATAGTGAGAAACTACGCTTCACGTCCTTGTATATAGCCACGGGGTCTAAACCGAGAATTCCGAGTGACGTACCCGGAATAGATCTGAAGAATGTATTTACCCTACGGAATTTCGAAGACTCCGTTAACGTGATAAAGGCGCTCGGCGAAAATCCCGAGAAACATGTTGTTTGCCTCGGACTCAGTTTTATCGGTCTCGAAGCCGCAGCATCGTGCTATCAAAAGGCCAAATCTATGACTGTGGTAGGTAAAGATTCGTCCCCACTCGGACAAGTTTTCGGCAATGAAATTGGGCAGAGTCTCCGAAAGTTGTTCGAAGAGAAAGGTATTAAATTCCAATTTCAAACGTCTATTGCTAAATGCATCGGCGAAAATGGTGCTATAAAATCAGTTGAGCTCACTAATGGAGCGACGTTGCCCGCCGATATTTTGATTTTGGGTGTGGGAAGCACATATTATACTGATTTCTTGCAAAATAGTGGTATTTCACTGAATAAAAATGGCTCCGTCAACGTGAATGATAAATTGGAAACGAATGTCAAAAACGTTTATGCCGGCGGTGATATTGCTCACGCGCCCGTATTCGCTCACGATAACGAGCATATGAGCATAGGCCACATTGGCTTAGCTCAATATCACGGTCAAGTCGCAGCAAAAAATATTGCGAACAATGTGACTTCTTTACGTACTGTGCCTTATTTCTGGACCATGCTTTTTGGGAAGTCTATACGCTACGCGGGCTGCGGAAAGCCAGCGAGCTCTCAGATTGAAGGCGACATAGATGCTCTCAAATTTGTTATTTTCTTCTTTGATGCGTCTGAGAAGGTTATTGCTGTTGCTTCGTGTATGCGGGATCCCGTTGTATCGCAGTTTGCGGAATTACTTTACCAAGGaaaaaaattgtacaaaaaGGATCTTCAAGGAGATCCCTTTGCTTGGATaaagcaaataaattaa